cactcagtctcaaaaagaagaagaagaagaagaagaaggaggaggagggggagggggagggggaggatgaggagggagaaggagaaggagactctgagttccaaattaagagccCATTATTTGTCTGAGAGACAGCTCACCCTGATAATCTCTCAGGCCAGATgaaggggcttgatttccctttatgCCTTGCGTTAGGTAGGGGAGGtggagcctagctgaagcagaattttacagacgcagaacaagcaagttagataaggaacCTGGTACCCAGggggcaggaggttcccaggatggttggttgctaagggtatttGCATCCAAGCATGGAGGAGGTAGCAGGGGGAACTTTTCATAGGCTCAAACCCCGAGGAGGGTATTGAGAGTAGCAGGTAGACTTGCCAAACAGGATGTGGTTACAGTGGTTACAGGTACTGGGAGTAGCTTTGAATGCAGTGTGACCTAGGAATGCACCTCTagggggccgaggcagggagggagaagctaaATGGAGCATGTCAGGCtcacagctaagatggagtcagttaggaaaatggaagaaaataggcTGTTGATAGGGGTGACTCAGTGTGAAGAATCACAGGAAGGATGTGaattggaattttcttgtttcttgatgTAACATTCAGATAGTTAGTACTATCGTAGTAGGTCCATTCTATAAATGAAaaggttttcatatattttagttcTCTTGAAGAAAGATGGAAGCATGAAGTGCAGAGGCTTCGGGTTCATTACTTTTGAGAACCCTGCAGATGCTGAACTTGCTGCCAGCGAGTTGAATGGAAAGGTAAGTTTCCCTTATTAGTGCTATTCTAAGCCTGTTCTTCAATTAACAGCATATCTAGGTCTTTTCAGTACCAGTacactttgaaaataatataatgacGTATGAATGGAAATGGATTAGCTATCCTCTTTCTTGGACATATCAATGCAAGTGTAGTTGGAAGGATATTGGAAGGAACATTATATAAATTGCGTTATGGTAATCcagtttctatgtttttatttcagtctgAGTGTAAATAGGGTTTGAAAGCTTTTGAACAGCTTTAAAACTTAGAAGGAACTCTGACGAAAATAAGAAACATCAGTCAAGTTTATTAAATGGCTGCTAAAGAAATCACACGTCCAACTCGTAGGGAAACGTCTATAGCACAGAGAAACGGTGGATCGACATCTAGACAGACGTAGAAAATATAAGTCTTTTGTAGATCGACGTCTAGACAGACTCTCACAAGAAGTAACGATTCTCTGCCATTCTCTGAAAATACATTCTTGAGAAAGTTCATTTAAACAAGACCGTTACATTTAAGGAAGTGTTAGGtacttgaaaatagaaaataatgcgAGAACATTGAAGCCGGATAACACAACAAGCAACTGACATGTTTGCCCATCCTTGCGCCCTTCtcctgagaactttttttttttccttctgtaaccGGGGTGACATGCATACCTCGTCACTAGGTAACATGCATACCTTCTTGCTAACTCTTCCAGTGTGTTCCAGCACTTGCTTCGGTCCGAACAGTGCATCACGTCCTGTGGAGTCTTAAATTCTAAGGACTCTGTATTTGTTACAGCTTTAAACTTTTATGCAAGTCTCTTACCTACTGAATTCCTTTACGTTGCATTCAGGATCATTCCCTTGGAGATGCCCTggagcttttttattttacaacgTTATCCCAATCGGTTTTTAGTTCCTGCTATATGGATGCCATTCCCAGTATGTTTTCCTGGACCTCTTGAGTATTACTCTTCCACGTAAATGTTGCGCAAATGGCAGTTTATCCTTTAAGAACAAGTTAGGTTTCCTGTGTTCTCCCTCAGTGTCTGTTACAGAAATTTTGTGCTCACTGTATTAGGTATTAATCACTTGATCACTAACTTATCTCTATTCACCCATATCCTCTCATATTTTAAGGTGTGGTACAACCTGATAGTTGCTTCGGTTCGTGGTTTCATGCTTGGTATGGGGACAGTTTTGACCTAGGTATCgtaatattttggtatttccCCCCAGGTTTCGTGCTCAAGCAGAGTTCATCTGTGTAGATATCTTTTCCAAATTACCTGTCTCAcatattttataatggaaaagtTAATATAAATGTCATATGCAGACAAACGTTGAGAAGGGAAATAAAGAAGATCCTATAGAGTTTTCACAGGGAGCTTGCAGTTTAAGAAATTGTGTCTGACTTGGAACACTGGGAAGGAAGCGACCATGCGCAAAACTGGGGAAATTATTCTGGGCCGAGAAATAACACAAGATGTCTCAAGATAGGAAGAACTGCTGATTTGGATGCAGCAAGTCTTGGACGGAGTTTAAGATCTTTTCCCAAATAACAAAAGCCATGTAACGTTCAAATAGAGTTATTAGCAGAACTCGGTCAAACATTACTTGGGCCTACAGAAAAGATGGAACTGAAGAAAGTTTTTGTGAATTTAATTAGGACAGTAAACCATTTCTCAGAAATAGCATGAAGTACTACATTAAGGGTCTTGTTTTAAGGACACCACTAGGCAAAGTAAGAAATGAGTAAGGCAGAAAATATGAATGAGACTAAACAGGGATCACGTTTATTGAGAAAGAACTAGAGTAGATACAGAACTGTAAATCATATTGGGACATTTTGTGTGATTGACAGCAGCAGGATCAAGAAAGTATTCATAATGTATAATGTGACTGATCACTTTGAATAAATAACCTTATGTTTTCAAATGACACATCCTTTCGTATGGGCTCCAGACACCGAGGCTTTTAAATATGTGATGTGAGTGCAAAGGTGAAAGAGATTCTGTATTGTGAAGAAGAGATGGGCGACATTGTCCCGTACAATTTGTCATGGTTTAACTTTTCTAGGTGCAGTTTTTAGTAGCGGAGGCCTTTTCGAGGGAATCGAATAATGGAATTGGTGTTCATTTCTTAACAGAATGCATGGTCCCAGTGATTGTTGCAGGTTTTGCAGTGTTCGCAATGTGGgcatttcaggaaaaagaaagtttgtgTTTGTTTAGGAGACGACATCTAGAATGTTAATACAGTTGATGTAAAAACGTCTGTAAAATATGATTAGTTCAAATGTGGCACTGTTGCTGATGGTATACTTAATCCTTTCAGTTTGTGgatggaaaaacaatgaaagtaGAACAAGCCAAGGAACCGTTTTTTCAAAGTGGTGGCAGGCAGGGAACACTGCGTTTTTCAAGAAAGAGGAGACCCACAGGAGAGCAGAGATCTGCAAGTGGAAGTAGAGGACAGACGAGACGTCGGCATCCCTCACGTGGAGAACGCTTGGGTAacgttataaaatataaagtcgGAAGCACAGGACTGAAAGACAAAAAGCTTGAAAACGtggaaatttctgaaatttatttatatccttTATGAACAGAAAACTAACTGTTAATGAGCAACATTATTGATGAATACTAAAAGTGGAATGATTAAACTAATATCTGAAACTGGTTCTAAACTCCGAATTACTTTGCATCGAAGTAAGACACGTTTCAAATTGAATGGAGTTTATGAATCTTGATTACATGTTCTCCACAGATTTTCCACTCAACACGTTTCCATTAGTTGTACTTTAGAGTTTCTTATTTTGGGTCTCAGAATTTCATGTGGGTTGTGTTATCCAAATACCATGAAACCTAGAAGCCCTTCCAATGGGACATTAGTAACTGCGCAGTAGAGGACTTACTTAACaatatttgtttgtgtgtgtgagtgtgcgtgcgtgcgcgcgcgtttgtgtgtgtgtaaacatgtacacaatacagaacCGTTTCGGTTTTGATACGGAGAATGTGTAAATAGGCCTGCCATAAAGCATTTTCCATTCATGGAGTATAGAACTGCAACGTCTCAAATGATTCTGTGACTCAGAAATGCCAGAAACCGTGGCTTCACAGATACGTATGTGTCTTTCTTTGCTGGAGGAAGAGCTTCTGAAAATGGTATTTAAGATTGGTTTACTCAGTAGGACAGAGGGCTtaatttttacttagaaaaagaaaccatGTATTGAGAAAATACCTGTTGGTTAACTTGTTTTATCAATTAACCAACCATCAAAGATCTAATATTTAGTTTGGAATTTTAATTGCTAGCCATGTAATATATGGGagagatattttctaaatttgaaacTGCGGTGTTCACTTCATTTTAAGAGGCAggtctttttgtcatttttgattgCAATTAATCTCGAGGGTGAAGATTATTAATACTGTGCATGCATGAGAACgtgtatatttttacatgtgaCACCACCAAGGAATTGGAATATGCCTCACACTTGTTTGTAGATACgtaaaagaatattattatttaatacgtGATTCTTAAAGATTATTAAAACTGATCATGGGCTAAGAGTAAAAGTGGTATGTTATAAAGAACTATAAGAATTCTGTGTTACGTTCAtaaatttgcagatgacatatctTTCTGAGGTGTCACTGTATCGTTGTATATATAACTGAGATTCCTTGAGTGTAGTTAggtttatgtttattatatgatttgaaaatggTTTCATAATAtcagaaggatatgaacagtaaTTTATCGTTGatctcctaactttttttttgtttgattatatttttgtatttaggcAATAGGCTTCTGCTGTGAGCTCCCTCTCCACTTATCCCACTTGTCTTTCTCACACCAATATACAGTGTTCCTTGagtgtttattttatagatgtttaaatggattttgatattttgaaactGCACTGATTTGGTATACCAATTCTACATTCCTTAGCATAGACCAACGTGAATGTTTAAGATTACAATACGTAGGGAAGATTTAGAAGTATCTCCTGCTCAGCCATTTAAGAAATGTTGGTGTTACTGAACTGAcaagattttctttgaaatacaGATGGTGGTGAATCCACTCGTGATCTCAACGTGAGTTCTTTCAGGGGAACTTTTCCAGTCGAGAGCCGTCCATCTTCAGCGAGCGGAGGTCCTCATCCTAAAAGATCTGCTCCTTTTACTGTGGCTAGAAGCAATAGTGGGATGGGAGGTCGAGGTAAATGCCACCTGATGGAATTCCGTCATTTTTGTATGACTGAAAATGAGCCCTTTGAACTGAAGGCTTAACTTAAAGTTCGAGAAACAAAACAGATGTGACACATACATTGGCATATTTACTGTTTGAACACTTTGATATAACACTTTCCATCTCACTGCCTAAGTTACAGCTTTATGGTGAAGAAACACTTGAGCTTCAAATGTCACATAAAAAAGGGATTACAGTGAGGGCAACACTCCTTTTAACGCTGTATTCGCTAGAGaatgccttttaatttttcttgaagttCCTGGTAGTATACTTTGAGGTCATCTTCTTAATTCTATCAATTCTTCCATTTCCTAGGTTCCTTTGCATTGGACCACTGGTGTTCCGATGTCCAAATTGTATGTTCAGTTTCTTTGTTGGGTTGAAGTACTGCCttcaccaggccagagtgcactgGCCAGATGATGGCTCATTGATGCCTCACATTCTGGGTCTCAAGCGGTTACTCTCCATAAGCTGCCTGCTGTTGCTGCAGCTAgtggcatgcaccagcacacctatgaaattgttttttaaatacatattttggtagagacaggatctcactacctTGTCCTAGTTGACATTAaatccctgagctcaagcagtcgacttgcctcagtctcccacactGGCCCAcgctgtgagccattgtgcctggccatccAGATTCTGAGACCCCAGCAATGCTTATGTGAGAGGCATTCTGACCGGTTTTTAGGATGCTAAGAGCATCCTCAGACATGCATGTTGGACAAGAGCGTGTCCGACATTTTGAGCTATGTGCATGTCACAGAAGTGCAGAGTTGTGAAATATAGGAAGGGCTGTCAATTAAGACGGTACAGGGATGTTTAAACATTAACACAAGATACTTAGTGTAGGACTTGAAGTTGTTTGAGGGGAGATTTCCGAACTAAGCAACGTGAGGCAAGCAGTAGGGTTGAATAGAAGTAATAGTTGTGCGAAGGAGAAGTGTAAGTTTTCAGAGCGAACAGAAGAAAACCAGACAATAAAGTAACAGCTCTCAGCAAAGAACTCATTAAGCAAAgtaacagctctcagcagagaattTTAGGCAGAACACATTAAAATTCTTACTCTTAGCCCTCCATGAtaatatggagaaaatgaaaacattgcaTTTTCAACTTTATCTTTTGTAGTGGAGGATCAGTGAAGTTAGGTATCTGCCGACCTCAACATGCACAAGtcagcacattttctttaaaactttagcCACCGGACACATCATAGGTAGAAGGCTGACCTCTAAGAATCTGCACATGAAGAGTATATTAAAGaggctttttctattttgagagcaGCATAATGATGTAATTAGCACTGTAATAGTACTGCTTATTGCCAGGAGAAGAATTCTTGGCCATCATTAGAAAACCTGCActagtacattttaatttttcaacctCTATGATGGGGACAGTCACTTAGACAGCAAGGAGAACACTTAGGTGGAATCATACCATGCAGCCATTCGAGGGTTGCAGTGTTTGTGCGAGTGAGATACACTGACCAACATGGGTAAGTTTCCTTTCTTGAGCCGAGAAAGCACAAACGTGGAAACTTTACAATCAGCGAAGACTTTGATGGTTTTACAGGTTTTGCCTGTGTCATTACTAGACGTAGGCGATTCGtgtgagaaggaaaataataactaAGGGTTATAAGCCATTGAAAGTGAATCTTTACCTCAGTATTAGTGTAGGGCTTAAGTGTGTAAGAACTGGCCTTGCAGGAATGAAGAGATAATTCACAGCCGTAAGAAGGTATTCATGGTGTCATGAATTTCTGGCGACCTAGAGAAAGAAGAACTGAGTCATTGGAGAAATATCTTGTAACAGTTGTCATAGAAACCAAGTAACAGTGTTTCAGGTTTTGTGCTGGTTACATGACATTTAATCATGTTAAATTTGCAGGTTCCCCATCACGTGGAAGAGGGAATTACCGAGGTCCTTCACACGGAATGTCAGTCTCTTCCTGGAGACGTGACCGTATGTCACCAAAACATGGTGGTTATGCAACTAAGAATaggtaaaggaaaaatgaaaaactagtcTGTTGCGGTTTTAGTGATGAAATTCACGTAAGGAAATTGAACATTTTAAGGTAAACCGTCGAGTGGTTTATATGCTGTGTTGTGCAACAACCACCTCCGTCTAGTTCCAAAACCTCTTCATCGCTCCGCACTGCAACTCCCTTGCCAGTTAAGCAGTCCCTGTCATCTTCTGTTTTCCCTCAGCTGCTAATAAACTCCAGTCTGTTTTGTTTGTGAACTGACGTGTTCTGCCTGCTTCGTGGTCATGGGCTGAAACACGACTCGACttttgtatctgttttctttctgcctcatgtCCTGAAGTTTCATTCACATCATACATAGCACTTCAGTTGTTTCACAAGCTGTTAACCCATTCTTTTGTTTGCGTGTTTCCGCCACACTATTCTTATGCAAACGTTTGTTTGAGTACACTTACTCAGTGCCGTGTATGTACCAGTGATAATTCTTGGTCTACTGttaatcttttctgttttgaggCCCCACCACTGATGCACTCCGTAGTAGCTGCATCATTTTCCGTTCCGGCAAGCATTGTATCAGGATTCCAGTTTATCCGCATTCGCTCACAGTCTTGGTGTTCCGagcattttgaaatgtatagCCATTTTAGTATGGCTGAAATATGATCTCATACTTGGAATTTCAAGTGAATTTTCTCAATAACTATTGATGAGTGTCAGTTCCACCTGTCTTTTGGGTATTTCCATGTTGCATTTAGAGAAGTGCCCAGGCCTTTGTATATGTCTggcctttatttcatttaagcTGCAAATAAGTTATGTTTTTGATACTAGAATCTGACaacttaaaatttgtttcttcaaCTTATGCAATCAGAAGTAATCCAAGTTTCCGAGACACCAAGGAATATGCTTCGATTCGCAGACACCGTGCATACCGTGATCACGCTCGTTCTAGACAGGATAAAGGTCCCACCAGAGGATATAGGTATTATAACATTTTTCGCTTTTGTCCAacagatttcttaaatttttcattctgacagtgtcaatctttttttttttttttttttttaatttagtggtCATGATGGCTACGGAAGGCATGGTGGTAGAGATCATTTTGAACGTCCTGGTAGCAGTCCTAACGGAGCGTCATATCAGACATATAGTAAGTCTCCACGTTTGATTTTTCAATTACAGAATCATATTGAATAGACCTGAGTCTGTAAAAGGgaaaggataaaggaaaaatataacatgTTTAAACACCGAGAGTTTTGAACAGTAGAAGGCTTAGAGAGTTTTACGAAACTGCAGTAGTACATTTTAGTTTTTCCACCTTTAAGATAGGGGCAACCACGTAGAGACCAAGGAGAGCATTCAGTTGGAATCATAGCATGCAGCCATTCGAGGGTTGCagtatgtgtgtgagtgagatGCACTGAACAACATGGGTAAATTTCCTTTCTTGAGCCGAGAAAGCACGAACGTGGAATGTTTACAATCAGCGAAGACGTTGATGGTTTTACGTGTTTTGCCTGTGTCATTAATAGACGTGGGCGATTCAtatgagaaggaaaatgataactAATAGTTATAAGCCATAGAAAGTGAACCTCTACCCAAGTATTAGCGTGTGGCTTAAGTTTGTAAGAACTGGCCTTGTAGGAATCAAGGGATAATTCAGAGCCGTAAAAAGTATTCATGATGTCATGCATTTCTGGCGACTTAGGGAAAGAAGAATTGATTCCTTGAAGAAATATAACAGTTGTCTCAGTGAACAGGTAATAGTGTTTCAGGTTCTCTGCTGTTTCCGTAACGTTTAATCATGTTAAATTTGCAGGTCCCCCATCACGTGGAAGAGAGTTTTACGGAGGAGGCCCTTCACGCGGAATGTCAGTCTCTTCCTGGAGACGTGACCGTGTGTCAGGAAAAGATGATGGTTATGCAACTAAGACTaggtaacagaaaaatgaaaaactagtgTGTTGTGGTTTTAGTGATGAAATTCACGTAAGGAAATTGAACACTTTTAGGTAAACCATTAAGTGGCATTTATTACATGCTGTGTTGTGCGACAGCCACCTCCCTCTAGTTCCAGAACCTCTTCATCACTCCGCACTGCAACTCCCTTGCCAGTTAAGCAGTCCCTTTCATCTTCTGTTTTCCCTCAGCTGCTAAAAAACTCCAGTCTGTTTTGTTCGTGAACTGACCTGTTCTGCCTGCTTCATGGTATTGGGCTCAAACACGACTCGACTTTggtatctcttttctttctgcctcatgtCCTGAACTTTCATTCACATCATAGCACTTCCCTTGTTTCACAGGCTGTTaagccattcttttgtttgtgtgtttcctCCACACTACTTTTATACACACGTTTGTCTTAGTACACTTACTCAGTGCTGGGTATGTACGAGGGATAATTCTTGGtctgatgttaatttttttgttttgaggcccCACCACATTTCTCCGTAGTAGCAGCATCATTTTCCGTTCCGGCAAGCATTGTATCAGGATTCCAGTTTATCTGCATTCTCTGACAGTCTTGGTGTTcctagcattttaaaatgtatagccATTTTAGTATGGCTGAAATACGATATCTCTTGggttttgaaatgcattttgaGAATAACCAATTATGGGTATCAGTTCCACCTGTCTTTTGGGTATTCGCATGTTGTACTTGGAGAAGTGACTAGGCCTTTATATATGTCTGGCCTTTATTGTATTTAACCtgtagataagttgtgttttTGATACTAGAAGTTGACAACTTAAAATTTGTTCTTCAACTTTTGCAATCAGAAATAATCCAAGTTTCcgagacaccatggaatatgctTCGATGAGTAGACACAATGCATACCGTGATCACGCTCCTTCTAGACAGGATAAAGGTTCCACTAGAGGATACAGGTATTATAACATTTTTCGGTTTTGTCCAATAGATGTCTTAAATTGTTCATTCTGACAGTGtcaaactttttttgtttaatctaGTGATCATGATGGCCACGGAAGGCATGGTGGTAGAGATCATTTTGAACGTCGTAGTAGCAGTTCTAACAGAGCGTCATATCAGATACATAGTAAGACTCCACGTTTGATTTTCCAGTTACAGAATTATATTGAATAGACCAGAGTTTTTAAACGAGAAAGTATAAAGGAAACGTACAACATGTTTAAATATTGAGCGTTCTGAACAGTAGAAAGCTTAGAGAACGGTACGAAGCTTAAAACCTCAGTTTTAATTGAGGGCCGGTTCAGAATGAAATTCCTTGAACTTGGAAATACTGCTCTTACGGCTCTTTTCAGTAGAGCCTTGTGaacaatgcagaaataaagagtCTCCTGTCAATAAAGACAGATGAATGCTAATGTTTCCAAATAGTACTTTATCTGATTCATGCTTTAGTGATGCCagtaaaaatgtttacatgtattttaacATAAGTTCCGTAATTTTATTAACCCCACAGGGACGTCTCGTGGTGCAGCACCTGCACAGGGGCCTCGGAAGACTTATGGTGGAAGCAGTTTCCCTGATGATAACAATGCGCGAGATAGGTATGGCAGAAGTCGGGAGAAGTACTCAAGGAGCCATGGTGATTTCTCTTCCACTGATGCTGAGCATTGTGGCAGAAAAGAACCAACGTGTCCACCGTCTGTGGAGAgaatgaaccgtgcttctcctgAAGCACATGGGAGCTCAAGAGATGGGACACCTAAGGGAGAGGATGGGGGAAGGCGATCTGAAAAAGGAGACTGAAGGTGCTGCTAAAAATCATGATTATTGCATACCAGACCTTGCTGTTGAATGGCAAATCAATATGTGGTTTCTGCATTATTACCTGAGTATCACTATAAGAAATAGGTTgttttggggagggaggggagataCTTCCTTCATGAATGTTTTTGAGGTATTAAGCTAAAAGCTTATTTTTTGCAAGTAATTTTACAACTGTTAGTGCCAACTGAATTGAAAACTATTCTGCTTTGATGTAATGTCCGTTTTAACATTTCCGGAATAAAATTTTCCATGTAATATAAAATGCCTGATTTTATTGCTACACATGCTTAAACGCAAATGACGGAGGAGAGTAAACTGCGGTGTTGAgagatttcttcatttgtttgcaCCTAAGCTGAAACAAGACTAGGCATCTCTGTCCAGATTCCGTTGGAATGTGTACAGGTTTCCTACCTGGGCTGTGTTTCTTTAGTTTatccctgtattcccagcactttgggaggcctaagcaagtggaccacaaggtcaggagattgaaaccatcctcgcTTACAGggtgaaagccagtctctaataaaaatacagaaaactaggcaggcatggtggcacacggctgtagtcgcagctactctggaggctgagtcaggagaactgcttgaactcagcaggcggcccacctctttgggaggcctaagcaagTGGACCACAAGATCAGGGGATTGAAACCATCCTCGCTTACAGAGTGAAagccagtctctaataaaaatacagaaaattaggcaggcatggtggcacatggctgtagtcgcagctactctggaggccgagtcaggagaactgcttgaactcaggaggcggacgttgcagtgagctaggattacaCTGCTGCACTTCCACCTGGGGGACAGGGTGAGAatgtgtctcaaagaaaaatgtagCGGTTttggccaggccaggtggctcactcctgtaaccccaacacaTTGGACACATCAAAAGGTTAATTTTCAGAAGGCTTCAGAAAGACTACTGAACTAATCTCAAACTAAACGATTTGCCCTTTAAGGGATACTAAAGGATAAAGGAAAGCATTAGGTGGGTTTTGTTGCTGAAGTTGAAGGTACCCAGAACATTCTTCTTGTAGCATTCTGTGACTAGAGGGCACAATGGTTATGAAAAACTATTTCCACCTTACTCAAAAGTGAGCCAGCTAAATTTCCTAAATACATAGCTTAATGATATTAATCGTTCCGAAAAATTGGAAAATCAATGTCTTTCATGAACTAACAttaattatttcttgaaatactTGCAATGGTTATAAATAAGTGTGTAGCAATACATTCTCACAAATACGTATGATCCAGAAGGGCTGGTGTTTtgtgaagttatttttattttattgacttgttcatatatttcttttgtgaCGCAGACTAGCATTGTCACTgaagctagggtgcagtggcttgaactTAGCTCATTGCCATCTCCACGTATTGTTTTCAAGCTATGTTTCTCCCTCTGCATCTTTAGTAAGTGGGATTTCAGGTGTCTGTCAGCTGGCTAGTATTTTGTAATTTGTACAGAGACCATTTCACCCTGTTGGGAATGGTCTTCCCTTCAATCAGGATCCACcctcttctgtctcccaaagtg
This genomic interval from Callithrix jacchus isolate 240 chromosome Y, calJac240_pri, whole genome shotgun sequence contains the following:
- the LOC144581334 gene encoding RNA-binding motif protein, Y chromosome, family 1 member B-like codes for the protein MEAGCLGQLFVGGLTREATEETLKAVFERHGPVSEVLLKKDGSMKCRGFGFITFENPADAELAASELNGKFVDGKTMKVEQAKEPFFQSGGRQGTLRFSRKRRPTGEQRSASGSRGQTRRRHPSRGERLDGGESTRDLNVSSFRGTFPVESRPSSASGGPHPKRSAPFTVARSNSGMGGRGSPSRGRGNYRGPSHGMSVSSWRRDRMSPKHGGYATKNRSNPSFRDTKEYASIRRHRAYRDHARSRQDKGPTRGYSGHDGYGRHGGRDHFERPGSSPNGASYQTYSPPSRGREFYGGGPSRGMSVSSWRRDRVSGKDDGYATKTRNNPSFRDTMEYASMSRHNAYRDHAPSRQDKGSTRGYSDHDGHGRHGGRDHFERRSSSSNRASYQIHRTSRGAAPAQGPRKTYGGSSFPDDNNARDRYGRSREKYSRSHGDFSSTDAEHCGRKEPTCPPSVERMNRASPEAHGSSRDGTPKGEDGGRRSEKGD